The DNA sequence CGGGCGGCGGCGTGTCGCCGTACACCCAGGGCGGGGGCTCGCCGTTGTGCTTGCCGCGGTCGCTCGTCGCGGCCAGCCGCTTGTCCTGCTGGCCCACGAGGAACTCGCTCAGCGCGAACTCCGTGACCACGCCGACGACCAGGCACACCAGCGCGAGCAGCGCGGCGAGCTGGACGATCAGCCGCCGCCGCAACGACCACGGCCGCCGCGCCCGGAACCGCCGCCGCTCAGCCCGCTGGCTTGAGGACATACCCGGCGCCCCGCATGGTGTGGATCATCGGCTCGCGGTCGGCGTCGATCTTCTTGCGCAGGTAGGAGATGTAGAGCTCGACGATGTTGGCCTGCCCGCCGAAGTCGTAGCTCCAGACGCGGTCCAGGATCTGCGCCTTCGACAGCACCCGCTTCGGGTTGCGCATGAGGTAGCGCAGCAGCTCGAACTCGGTCGCGGTCAGCGGCACCAGGTCGCCGCCGCGGTGCACTTCGCGGCTGTCTTCGTCCAGGGTGAGGTCGCCGACCACCAGCTGCGACCCGCTCGCGCCGGTGACCCCGCCCGCGCGGCGCAGCAACGCGCGCAGGCGCAGGGCGACTTCTTCGAGGCTGAAGGGCTTGGTGACGTAGTCGTCGCCGCCCGCGGTCAGCCCGGCGATGCGGTCCTCGACCGCGTCCTTCGCCGTCAGGAACAGCACCGGCAGGTTCGGCGCCTCGGACCGCATGCGCCGCAGCACTTCCAGGCCGCTGAAGTCGGGGAGCATCACGTCCAGGACGACGGCGTCGGGGCGGAAGTCGCGCGCGATCCGGACGGCCTCCGTGCCATCGCCCGCGCTGCGCACCTCCCAGCCCTCCATCCGCAGGGCCATCGACACGAGCTCGGCCAGCGTCGCCTCGTCGTCGACCACGAGCACCCGCACGGGGCTGCCGTCGGCGCGGCGCAGGTCGGCCTTGCCGGGGCCGGGTGACGTGGCGTTCATAGCGGTCATGGTGCCACCTTCCCGGCTCGCCGTCAGTGTTCGCTGTGCGCTCGCTGTGCGTTCCCTGTGAGAGTTCGCCCGGTCGAGGCACAGCACCCGCTGACGCCCCGCACAGCTCAAACACAGCCTCGGCGGCGAACCTGATCCGGACCAGTGCGGGCACCACCGGAGGACACGATGACGACCGAGCCGACGCCGACCACGCCACCCCAGGGTGAGCCGGCCCCAGCCAACTGGGGCGACCCGGCCCCCGCCGCGCCGAAGAAGGGCTGGTCCGGCAAGAAGACGGCCATCGCGGCCGGCATCGCGTTGGTCATCGCGGCCGGCGGCGGCGCGGCGATCTGGGCGGGCACCAGCAGCGCCGACAACACCGCGCAGGGCCCCGGCGGCTTCGGCGGCCCGGGTGGCGGCAACGGCCAGTTCCGCGGCCAGGGCATGCCGGGCGGCGGTTTCGGTGGTGGCATGGCCGCGATGCGCGACGCCCTGCACGGC is a window from the Amycolatopsis sp. cg9 genome containing:
- a CDS encoding response regulator transcription factor, whose protein sequence is MTAMNATSPGPGKADLRRADGSPVRVLVVDDEATLAELVSMALRMEGWEVRSAGDGTEAVRIARDFRPDAVVLDVMLPDFSGLEVLRRMRSEAPNLPVLFLTAKDAVEDRIAGLTAGGDDYVTKPFSLEEVALRLRALLRRAGGVTGASGSQLVVGDLTLDEDSREVHRGGDLVPLTATEFELLRYLMRNPKRVLSKAQILDRVWSYDFGGQANIVELYISYLRKKIDADREPMIHTMRGAGYVLKPAG